The Hevea brasiliensis isolate MT/VB/25A 57/8 chromosome 1, ASM3005281v1, whole genome shotgun sequence DNA segment GAAAATCTCCAGCCTAAATTTGAGTACCTCATGAAAAATGGCTTTGTAGGTGAGCTTCTGCCTGAGCTTATTGTGTCAAATCCGATAATTTTGAGAAGGGCTTTAGATACTCAAATCAAACCATCTTTTGAGTTGTTGAGGTCTTATCTTTATAGTAATGACAAAATTGTATCGGCTATGAAGCGTAGTTCATGGTTGTTGACGTTTAATTTGAAGGGTACAATGCAACCAAATATGGATTTCTTAAAAAAAGAAGGTGTGCCTCCTCATATCCTCGAAAATCTTATTAAGTCGCACCCAAGAACTCTAATGCAAAAGCATAATAGGATGGTTTATGCAGTGAATACTGTTAAAAATCTGGGCCTTAAATCGACGTCTGGAATGTTTATACATGCTGTTAGAGTGATGATATCAATGAGTGAGTATACTTGGAAGAAGAAAGTTGAGCTGATGAAGAGTTTTGGATGGTGTGAAGAAGAGATTTTGTCGGCTTTTGTGCGAGAACCGCTTTGCTTAGCTTGCTCAGAGGAGAAAATCAAGAATGTGATGGATTTCTACATGAACACTATGAAGTTGGAACCGCATACTATAATTGCGTATCCCAAGTTTCTTATGTATGCAGTTGACAAAAGGCTTCGTCCAAGGTATGATGTTTTGAAGGTTTTGGAGTCAAAGGAACCGATTGAAGGGAACAGAAAAATTGGATGGTTGTTCACAATATCTGAGAAGAAATTCCTTACGAATTATGTTAATAGGTATGCAGATGAAGTCCCAGGTTTATTGGAGATGTATGTTGGCGCCAAGAAATCTAAAAAGCTAGGTACTTCATAGCAAAGTTGTAAGTTTACATCAACAATGCAAAACACAATAGTAGCTATGCGAGTTCATTTCATATCATTTTGGATATTGGTTTCTTATAGTCATATCTTGGTGTTTTTCCATGACAATTTTGGTTCCGTTCCCTTAGTTCTTTGTCACTTTCCCCCTTCTTTTGATGCATGTTGTTAATCTCTTCTTACTTTGTTTTTGAACTTCCAACATTAAGGACACAGCTTAACCATATGCACTCCTCAAAGTTCTTAAATTTTGATGTGAGAAAATCTTCTTCTGTTCTTATGGTGAATTTTTCTTGTTCCTATGGTGAATTTTTCTTGTTCCTATGACACCTTTGGAAGGACTGCCTAACCTTCAACTTTATGTTATCGCTAATCTAAAATCTGTGAGAACTGAAAAAAAATGACAGGCAATTAAATTCCCTTTGTAACGTGGTAATCAATTAGACAATAAAGCCTCACGGTAACACCAAAACACTAGGTTCAAATTTGTTAATTAATACAATAGAAAAATCATGATATTAGGAAAATACAAAAGTTAGAAAAGATCCGGACTTATACAGCTTATAGTAGAGAAACCGAAAACAAAAAGTGCTTCCGTATCTCTCAGCATTTTAGGGAAGGCTGTCCTCTTAATTGGTCAGGTCCATGCAAGCTGAAACTTTGTTTCCATCTGCAGTGTtcagggttttcactttctttaacCCGTGACTTCTACTTATCAGATTGGCATACCTCTGAAAAAGAGGTACTCTTGTTTTGTAAAGCATTGGAAGTGGACTACATGTGATAGCTTTCATTGTATTTCTTTGCAAGGGTTTGACAATTGGAAATATACTGGCCAAGGTGGCAACATTTTTGTTTTCAGTTCTAATCTTAATGCTTCTAGAAGAGGGAAGATTACTTCAATTGGTAGTAGTGGATGTAGAAGGGAAATGTACATTAATGTTTTTGTCATAGCTGCCACAACATACATGCACACAAACTAAATGATTGAAAGATGAAGAATCATTGTGTATTCCCAGATTGGGATTGTTTGCATATGAATGTGAAATCAGTAAATCAGTTTTTCAACCTTTTTTATTACTGTGGAAGCTATGCATATACAGACCTTTTTTTATAGTACTTGCTATAAAAGTTTCTCTTAGGTTGGCAACTTGTGCTTTTCTTCTTTTCTACCCTTTCTCTTACTTCTTCACAATCTATACTCTATAGAGAAATAGACTTAACAAATCCATTAGCCAACTTTTAATTTGCATTTAGACACGATGAATGAGGGAGCTGGGCTGTAATGAAGGCAGAAGCTTTGTTGGTAAATTGTACATTTGCAGTTATTTCTTATCTACACAAACAAATATTTCAGGGAGAAAACAGTAGTATAGATGGAACTCCTGTTGGTAAAGACATAAAGTCTCAGGATTCTGCTATGAGCTCTGGCTCTAATATCCCATGATTATAGCAAGGACAGAGGTTAGAAGGAAAGCATTCCTGTGAAACACATGGCTtcccctttctctctctctctctcctgttGAAAGGGCAACAGCATTTTCTATTCCTTTTCTGGAGATTCATTATGGTTAAAATGTCTCTGCTGAGAAAGAGGTAATGATTGGTTTGTTTAATTGTCCAACTGTAACAAAAATGCGTTGCAATGTGTATGCATGCCTGAAGCTTCAAGCAGGGAAATAAAGGTGAGAGAAAAACTGGGGTTGTTGCAGCCCAACGATTCAGTcattaaagaagaagaagagtgtgTGGAGAGGAAGGGTTTTGACATTTGTGAATATGTTGATGTCCCCTCTCCATGGCATCTTTCCTGTGATCTTTATTCCAGCTTCGTAGAAACACAGGCCATAAGGGCTATTTCCTCCAAGAACCCTCTTCCCTATAGCCTTGCAAGCAATACTAGTCTCTTCGTTGTTTtgttctgtctctctctctctctctctctctctctctctctctccacatcCCACACCCCACCACCCAACACAACCACCACCAACCCCCACCACCCAATACTAGGGTTTTGGTGAATGCTTTCTCAATGTGAAAAAGCTTGAGAAGTCAGATCCCACTCTAACAAGTTATGGATTAGATGTCATAAGCTCTGTTTGAACTTCATTTGATTGAAAATGTCAGAATATGAAATTCATCAACCAAAAAAGCACAATGATGTTGCTTCTAACACTTCTTGCTCATATATTACAAGTGGCTCCAACAGTGAGGGCATCTTCCAACAGCTGGATTCAAGTTCTTTGGGTACTGTTTTCATGTTGTTGTGGCCATGCAAGGGGGCTCAAGTGGTATGCATGGTGGTGGAAGCCATAGCTGATTCATAGGTTTCACACAATTTGTAAGGCGCAAAACTaattcttgaattttttttttcttcttctagttCTCTTCTTCGACCAGTTTCTTGCACATTGTATTTTTCAAAAAAAGTGAGTGTATTAGGTTATTGATTTTAGTTCTCCGCAGATTGTAATTTTGATTCCTGAAATTCATGGAACTTGTTGATTTGTAATCTTgtcaaattgtaattttaattcttgAAATTCCTAGAACTTGTTGATTTGTGGCTGATTTTGATTAATTATTTGTTGAGTTTGTTGATTTTGCATTTGTTTTTTGTCTTTATTATTGAGTTTGGATTTGCATAAAGTAGAGGAGACAAAAATGGAGAAGGATTCAGAGCCAAAGATGGAAAAAGATGGTAGAGACAAAAGGGAAAGAGAGACAAATaatatggagagagagagagagagagagagagagagagagtgagatgGAGATGGAGCGTGACAGGGAGAGaaatgagggagagagagaagggaaAATACAAAAATGAGTGAGGGAATATAAGTGTTATGGGAGATTATGGTAaagcttaattaattattaactaATGACAAAAATATAAAAGCTTGAATGGAACGACTAATTActtaacaaaataaaaaattaacttgTTTTACCTTTCATTGTATAATTCATTGATTATTACTTGATTTATTGGAtatctattaaattaaaaaaaaattaattttttaacataattatcaaaatttatgaaTGCGAAATGATAATTTTTAAGAACATTAGAGTAATTCactcataataaaaaaaaattataaatttagctTTTTTTTATAATGGATTAGTATTTATTCACTTATACTagttttttaaatgaaaaattaaaaaattaatttttaattttcataattttactaaaattaaaaaaaaacttaaaataacattatttttctttataataaaaattatgtttttaaatataaaacaataattttattaatatttaaaatgaataattatttaaaaaattatttatattaaaaaattaatcatattattgtaaaataaataaataatatattttaaaaactttttaaaataaaataattttttacatatgtttataatgatttattttttaattacaaaaaaatatgaataattgatttaaaatttttttaattaaaaattatttgttattatttttttttcatatttattctcttttcaataaaaaaaaatgaaaactaaaagtttttagaaaatgaaaaatgGATATGATATCCATAAGCAAAAAGCGTTTACTGTTTATTATGGGTCGAAACGAGTCGACTCAATCTAGCAAACTCGGCCCATTCCTTTGCAACAGGAACCCTAGTGGCCTTGCAGAAACCCTTCTCTGTTACCATCTTTTTCTCTGCAAATCAATGCTCCATTCATTAATCTGGACTTTATGTTCGTCTTCTATAGGCTCTTTACTTCCAAAATGACCAATACCCTAGTCAGAAACTTTCTTTTTCAGCTACAAAAACGTTTTCTGCAAGCATCTGCAATACCCTTCTCTTCCACTTATCCATTGCCCACCACCACTTCCTCTTCGTCATTTACAGTTCAATACCTCGTGAACTCATGTGGGCTTCCCTTAGAATCTGCTATATCAGCCTCCCAGAAGTTTCAGCTCGAGAAGAATAAGCTACAAAAAGCTCAATCCGTACTGGAAGTCTTGAAAGCTCACAACTTTAGCGATACCATGTGGCCAAATTGATTGCAAAGTGGCCTCAAGTCCTCCAATGCAGGGTAAGAGGCAATCTCCAGCCTAAATTTGAGTACCTTATGAAAAATGGCTTTGTGGATGAGCTTCTGCCTGAGCTTATCGTGTTAAATCGGACAATTTTGAAAAGGGGTTTAGATACTCATATCAAACCATCTTTTGAGTTCTTGAGATCTTATCTTAATGATAATGATAAAATTGTAGCGGCTATTAAGCGTGCTTCTTGGTTGTTGACGCATGATTTGAAGGGTAGAATGCAACCAAATATGGATTTCTTAATAAAAGAAGGCGTGCCTCCTCATTGCCTAGAAAAATTTATTACGTTGCAGCCAAGAGCTATAATGCAAAGGAAGCATAGGATAGTTTATGCAGTGAATGCTGTTAAAAATCTGGGCCTTCAACCGACGTCTCGTATGTTTGTACATGCTGTTAGAGTGATGATATCAATGAGTGAGTCTACTTGGAAGAAGAAAATTGAACTTTTGAAGAGTATTGGATGGAGCGAAGAAAAGATATTGTCGGCTTTTGTGCGAGACCCACTTTGTTTAGCTTGCTCAGAGGAGAAAATCAAGAATGTGATGGATTTCTACATGAACACTATGAAGTTGGAACCGCATACTATAATTGCGTATCCCAAGTTTCTTATGTATGCAGTTGACAAAAGGCTTCGTCCAAGATATGATGTTTTGAAGGTTTTGGAATCAAACAAACTGATTAAAGGGAACAGGAAAATTGAATGGTTGTTCACCATAACTGAGAAGAATTTCATGAAGAATTATGTTAATAGGTATGCAGATGAAGTTCCAGGTTTATTGGAGATGTATGTTGGCGCCAACAAAGCTAAATATATAGGTACTTCATAGCAAAGTAGTAATTTTACATCAACAATGCAAAACTCATTAGTAGCTTCGTGAgttcatatcatatcattttggATACTGGTTTCTTAAGGTCATATCTTGCTGTTTTTTCATAACAATTTTAGTTCCATTCCCTTAGTTCTTTGTTGCTTTACCCCCTTCTTTTGATGCATGTTGTTAATGGCTTCTTACGTTGTATTTGAACTTCCATCATTGAGGACACAACTTAACCATATGTACTCCTCAAAGTTCTTAAATTTTGATGTCAGAAAATCTTGTTCTGTTCTTATGGTGAATTTTTGTTGTTCCTATGACACCTTTGGAAGGACTGCCTAACCTTCGACTTTATGTTATCGCTAATCTAAATTCTGTGAGCACTGAAAGAATATGACAAGCAATTAGAAAAGAAATTCCCATTATAACATGGTAATCAATTAGAGACTAAAGCCTCAGTAACACCAAACACTAGGTTCAAATTTGTTAACTAATACAATAGAAAAAAACCATGAACAAGGGAAAAATAACAAAGTTAAAAAGATCCGGACTTAAACAGCTTATAGTGTAGAAACTGAAAACCAAAAGTGCTTCCGTATCTCTTAACATTTTAGGAAGGCTGTCCTATTAGTCGGTAAGTTCCATGCAAGCTGAAACTATGTCTCCATCTGCAGTGTtcagggttttcactttctttaacCTGTGACTTCTACTTATCAGATTGGCATACCTTTGAAAAAGAGGTATTCTTGTGTTGTAAAGCATTGGAAGTGGACTACATGTGACAGCATTTCTTTGTATTTCATTGCAAGGGTGTGAAAGGTCATTTATTGCATCAAACTCAAGAACGAAACATTGGGTA contains these protein-coding regions:
- the LOC110667567 gene encoding uncharacterized protein LOC110667567; translation: MKNSLIGTHLSQIQKRFLRASAIPFSSNSPLPTATSSQSFTVQHLVNSCGIPLESALSDSRKGQVDENHLQRAQSVLEVLKAHNFTDTHVARLISKQPQVLHCRVSENLQPKFEYLMKNGFVGELLPELIVSNPIILRRALDTQIKPSFELLRSYLYSNDKIVSAMKRSSWLLTFNLKGTMQPNMDFLKKEGVPPHILENLIKSHPRTLMQKHNRMVYAVNTVKNLGLKSTSGMFIHAVRVMISMSEYTWKKKVELMKSFGWCEEEILSAFVREPLCLACSEEKIKNVMDFYMNTMKLEPHTIIAYPKFLMYAVDKRLRPRYDVLKVLESKEPIEGNRKIGWLFTISEKKFLTNYVNRYADEVPGLLEMYVGAKKSKKLGTS
- the LOC110667233 gene encoding uncharacterized protein LOC110667233 isoform X3, with the translated sequence MKNGFVDELLPELIVLNRTILKRGLDTHIKPSFEFLRSYLNDNDKIVAAIKRASWLLTHDLKGRMQPNMDFLIKEGVPPHCLEKFITLQPRAIMQRKHRIVYAVNAVKNLGLQPTSRMFVHAVRVMISMSESTWKKKIELLKSIGWSEEKILSAFVRDPLCLACSEEKIKNVMDFYMNTMKLEPHTIIAYPKFLMYAVDKRLRPRYDVLKVLESNKLIKGNRKIEWLFTITEKNFMKNYVNRYADEVPGLLEMYVGANKAKYIDLKNERAGL
- the LOC110667233 gene encoding uncharacterized protein LOC110667233 isoform X2, producing the protein MKNGFVDELLPELIVLNRTILKRGLDTHIKPSFEFLRSYLNDNDKIVAAIKRASWLLTHDLKGRMQPNMDFLIKEGVPPHCLEKFITLQPRAIMQRKHRIVYAVNAVKNLGLQPTSRMFVHAVRVMISMSESTWKKKIELLKSIGWSEEKILSAFVRDPLCLACSEEKIKNVMDFYMNTMKLEPHTIIAYPKFLMYAVDKRLRPRYDVLKVLESNKLIKGNRKIEWLFTITEKNFMKNYVNRYADEVPGLLEMYVGANKAKYIVLNLHSSIGGRHTLVNSGGCRMEMYIDVFVVASATFMHKGFS
- the LOC110667233 gene encoding uncharacterized protein LOC110667233 isoform X1, with product MKNGFVDELLPELIVLNRTILKRGLDTHIKPSFEFLRSYLNDNDKIVAAIKRASWLLTHDLKGRMQPNMDFLIKEGVPPHCLEKFITLQPRAIMQRKHRIVYAVNAVKNLGLQPTSRMFVHAVRVMISMSESTWKKKIELLKSIGWSEEKILSAFVRDPLCLACSEEKIKNVMDFYMNTMKLEPHTIIAYPKFLMYAVDKRLRPRYDVLKVLESNKLIKGNRKIEWLFTITEKNFMKNYVNRYADEVPGLLEMYVGANKAKYIVLNLHSSIGGRHTLVNSGGCRMEMYIDVFVVASATFMHKDLKNERAGL